The genomic region TCTTCGATATGTTCTTTTACTTTAAAAATAAGTGAGGAATCAAAGTCTCCATGGATGCATATATCTATATCTGAGCCTTTTCGAAAATTACCCAAAGCTCTGGATCCAAAAATAGATGCTTTATCTAGATCTTTATACAATCTAAATGTTTCTATTAACTGAGAAAAAGATTTGTCTCCTATTCCAAATTGATTAGTTATTAGCATTATTCAAAAATTCAATAAGTTTCGAGATTTCATTAAAATAAGAATTTACAACAGCATTAGTAGCTTTATGGAATAATTCCTCATTATAAGTATGTGATAATAAATTCCTATTATTTAGCATTTCTAACCATATTTCACCATCATCAATAATTTCATAATGAAAAGATTGCCTAATGACTTCTTTTGGTGTATTCGCAATTACACTTTCACTTTTTAGATAATCTTTTAAATACTTCCATTATAATTCAAGAGTGTATTCAAGCCTTTGGGCTAATCCCTCTTAGATAGATCATCTAATTCAGGAAATCTATTTATTGCAGAATGAAGTTGATTATATGCTTTAAGAAGATTTTGAAAACGTTG from Flammeovirga agarivorans harbors:
- a CDS encoding nucleotidyltransferase family protein; protein product: MLITNQFGIGDKSFSQLIETFRLYKDLDKASIFGSRALGNFRKGSDIDICIHGDFDSSLIFKVKEHIEEKTNIPYLIDLIDLKQLDNEKLIKHIKNNGIEIYHRP